Proteins co-encoded in one Cyprinus carpio isolate SPL01 chromosome B5, ASM1834038v1, whole genome shotgun sequence genomic window:
- the hnrnpl gene encoding heterogeneous nuclear ribonucleoprotein L isoform X1: MAAAAGHYYSDGGRATKRQKTDSDGMATEGYDDPHKTLPSLVVHVRGLIDGITEADLVEALQEFGTISYVVLMPKKRQALVEFEDMNGSSNAVTYANNNQIYIAGRPSYINYSTSQKISRPSNSDDTRSVNSVLLLTIMNPIYPITTDVLYTICNNCGPVQRIVIFRKNGVQAMVEFDSVQSAQRAKASLNGADIYSGCCTLKIEYAKPTRLNVFKNDQDTWDYTNPNLSGQDTDADGNWNNSQDPNANPNKRQRQPALLGDHPPEYGGPQGGYGHYDDTYGPPPPPPHYEGRRMGPPMGRGRGGPRYGGAQYGHGPPPPDYSAHADSPVVMVYGLEPTKINADRVFNIFCLYGNVERVKFMKSKPGAAMVEMGDCYAVDRAISHLNNNMLFGQKLNVCVSKQQAIMPGQSYQLEDGSCSFKDFHGNRNNRFTTAEQAAKNRIQQPSNVLHFFNGQPDCTVEAFNQICDELEIKTPVSVKLFTGKSGTAGERSSSGLLEWESVNDAMEALAMMNHYQMKNPSGPYPYTLKLCFSTAQHAN; this comes from the exons GAGGGTTATGACGACCCGCACAAGACCCTGCCCTCGCTTGTGGTGCATGTGAGGGGGCTTATTGACGGCATTACCGAGGCTGACCTGGTGGAGGCGCTACAGGAGTTTGGCACCATAAG TTATGTTGTGTTAATGCCAAAGAAGCGTCAGGCACTGGTGGAGTTTGAGGACATGAACGGCTCCAGTAACGCAGTGACGTATGCTAACAATAATCAAATCTACATCGCTGGCCGGCCATCTTACATCAATTACTCTACCAGTCAGAAAATCTCTCGGCCCAGCAACTCTGATGATACACGGAGCGTCAATAGTGTACTGCTGCTTACCATCATGAACCCCATCTATCCCATTACCACG GATGTTCTCTACACCATTTGTAATAACTGCGGACCTGTGCAAAGGATTGTGATCTTCAGGAAAAATGGAGTTCAAGCCATGGTCGA ATTCGACTCGGTCCAGAGTGCACAGAGAGCCAAAGCATCTCTCAACGGAGCTGACATCTACTCTGGCTGCTGCACCCTTAAAATTGAGTATGCCAAG CCAACACGTCTCAACGTCTTCAAAAACGATCAGGATACTTGGGACTACACCAACCCCAACCTGAGTGGCCAAG ATACCGATGCAGATGGCAATTGGAACAATTCACAAG acCCCAATGCTAACCCAAACAAACGGCAGAGGCAGCCAGCACTGCTGGGGGATCATCCACCTGAATATG GTGGTCCTCAGGGTGGCTATGGTCACTATGATGACACCTATGGACCACCTCCCCCACCCCCTCACTACGAGGGCAGGCGCATGGGGCCCCCAATGGGACGTGGCCGTGGTGGACCCCGGTATGGTGGGGCACAATACGGACACGGACCTCCTCCGCCGGACTACAGCGCTCATGCTGACTCTCCAGTGGTAATGGTGTACGGTCTTGAGCCCACCAAGATCAATGCAGACAGAGTTTTCAACATATTCTGTCTCTATGGCAATGTGGAAAGG GTGAAGTTTATGAAGAGTAAACCAGGCGCTGCAATGGTGGAGATGGGAGACTGCTATGCCGTTGACAGAGCCATCTCTCACCTGAACAACAACATGCTGTTTGGACAAAAACTCAATGTCTG TGTATCCAAACAACAGGCCATAATGCCGGGTCAGTCATATCAGCTGGAAGATGGCAGCTGTAGTTTTAAGGATTTCCATGGCAACAGAAACAACCGTTTCACCACCGCTGAGCAGGCAGCCAAGAACCGCATCCAGCAGCCCAGCAACGTACTGCACTTCTTCAACGGTCAACCAGACTGCACTGTTGAAGCGTTCAATCAG ATTTGTGATGAGTTGGAAATCAAGACTCCAGTCAGCGTAAAGCTGTTCACTGGCAAGA GTGGAACCGCAGGTGAGAGAAGTTCGTCTGGTCTGTTGGAGTGGGAGTCGGTAAATGATGCAATGGAGGCTCTTGCTATGATGAACCACTACCAGATGAAGAACCCTA gTGGGCCTTACCCATACACTCTTAAACTGTGTTTTTCAACTGCACAGCACGCCAACTGA
- the hnrnpl gene encoding heterogeneous nuclear ribonucleoprotein L isoform X2, whose protein sequence is MAAAAGHYYSDGGRATKRQKTDSDGMATEGYDDPHKTLPSLVVHVRGLIDGITEADLVEALQEFGTISYVVLMPKKRQALVEFEDMNGSSNAVTYANNNQIYIAGRPSYINYSTSQKISRPSNSDDTRSVNSVLLLTIMNPIYPITTDVLYTICNNCGPVQRIVIFRKNGVQAMVEFDSVQSAQRAKASLNGADIYSGCCTLKIEYAKPTRLNVFKNDQDTWDYTNPNLSGQDTDADGNWNNSQDPNANPNKRQRQPALLGDHPPEYGGPQGGYGHYDDTYGPPPPPPHYEGRRMGPPMGRGRGGPRYGGAQYGHGPPPPDYSAHADSPVVMVYGLEPTKINADRVFNIFCLYGNVERVKFMKSKPGAAMVEMGDCYAVDRAISHLNNNMLFGQKLNVCVSKQQAIMPGQSYQLEDGSCSFKDFHGNRNNRFTTAEQAAKNRIQQPSNVLHFFNGQPDCTVEAFNQICDELEIKTPVSVKLFTGKSERSSSGLLEWESVNDAMEALAMMNHYQMKNPSGPYPYTLKLCFSTAQHAN, encoded by the exons GAGGGTTATGACGACCCGCACAAGACCCTGCCCTCGCTTGTGGTGCATGTGAGGGGGCTTATTGACGGCATTACCGAGGCTGACCTGGTGGAGGCGCTACAGGAGTTTGGCACCATAAG TTATGTTGTGTTAATGCCAAAGAAGCGTCAGGCACTGGTGGAGTTTGAGGACATGAACGGCTCCAGTAACGCAGTGACGTATGCTAACAATAATCAAATCTACATCGCTGGCCGGCCATCTTACATCAATTACTCTACCAGTCAGAAAATCTCTCGGCCCAGCAACTCTGATGATACACGGAGCGTCAATAGTGTACTGCTGCTTACCATCATGAACCCCATCTATCCCATTACCACG GATGTTCTCTACACCATTTGTAATAACTGCGGACCTGTGCAAAGGATTGTGATCTTCAGGAAAAATGGAGTTCAAGCCATGGTCGA ATTCGACTCGGTCCAGAGTGCACAGAGAGCCAAAGCATCTCTCAACGGAGCTGACATCTACTCTGGCTGCTGCACCCTTAAAATTGAGTATGCCAAG CCAACACGTCTCAACGTCTTCAAAAACGATCAGGATACTTGGGACTACACCAACCCCAACCTGAGTGGCCAAG ATACCGATGCAGATGGCAATTGGAACAATTCACAAG acCCCAATGCTAACCCAAACAAACGGCAGAGGCAGCCAGCACTGCTGGGGGATCATCCACCTGAATATG GTGGTCCTCAGGGTGGCTATGGTCACTATGATGACACCTATGGACCACCTCCCCCACCCCCTCACTACGAGGGCAGGCGCATGGGGCCCCCAATGGGACGTGGCCGTGGTGGACCCCGGTATGGTGGGGCACAATACGGACACGGACCTCCTCCGCCGGACTACAGCGCTCATGCTGACTCTCCAGTGGTAATGGTGTACGGTCTTGAGCCCACCAAGATCAATGCAGACAGAGTTTTCAACATATTCTGTCTCTATGGCAATGTGGAAAGG GTGAAGTTTATGAAGAGTAAACCAGGCGCTGCAATGGTGGAGATGGGAGACTGCTATGCCGTTGACAGAGCCATCTCTCACCTGAACAACAACATGCTGTTTGGACAAAAACTCAATGTCTG TGTATCCAAACAACAGGCCATAATGCCGGGTCAGTCATATCAGCTGGAAGATGGCAGCTGTAGTTTTAAGGATTTCCATGGCAACAGAAACAACCGTTTCACCACCGCTGAGCAGGCAGCCAAGAACCGCATCCAGCAGCCCAGCAACGTACTGCACTTCTTCAACGGTCAACCAGACTGCACTGTTGAAGCGTTCAATCAG ATTTGTGATGAGTTGGAAATCAAGACTCCAGTCAGCGTAAAGCTGTTCACTGGCAAGA GTGAGAGAAGTTCGTCTGGTCTGTTGGAGTGGGAGTCGGTAAATGATGCAATGGAGGCTCTTGCTATGATGAACCACTACCAGATGAAGAACCCTA gTGGGCCTTACCCATACACTCTTAAACTGTGTTTTTCAACTGCACAGCACGCCAACTGA
- the hnrnpl gene encoding heterogeneous nuclear ribonucleoprotein L isoform X3, translating to MAAAAGHYYSDGGRATKRQKTDSDGMATEGYDDPHKTLPSLVVHVRGLIDGITEADLVEALQEFGTISYVVLMPKKRQALVEFEDMNGSSNAVTYANNNQIYIAGRPSYINYSTSQKISRPSNSDDTRSVNSVLLLTIMNPIYPITTDVLYTICNNCGPVQRIVIFRKNGVQAMVEFDSVQSAQRAKASLNGADIYSGCCTLKIEYAKPTRLNVFKNDQDTWDYTNPNLSGQDPNANPNKRQRQPALLGDHPPEYGGPQGGYGHYDDTYGPPPPPPHYEGRRMGPPMGRGRGGPRYGGAQYGHGPPPPDYSAHADSPVVMVYGLEPTKINADRVFNIFCLYGNVERVKFMKSKPGAAMVEMGDCYAVDRAISHLNNNMLFGQKLNVCVSKQQAIMPGQSYQLEDGSCSFKDFHGNRNNRFTTAEQAAKNRIQQPSNVLHFFNGQPDCTVEAFNQICDELEIKTPVSVKLFTGKSGTAGERSSSGLLEWESVNDAMEALAMMNHYQMKNPSGPYPYTLKLCFSTAQHAN from the exons GAGGGTTATGACGACCCGCACAAGACCCTGCCCTCGCTTGTGGTGCATGTGAGGGGGCTTATTGACGGCATTACCGAGGCTGACCTGGTGGAGGCGCTACAGGAGTTTGGCACCATAAG TTATGTTGTGTTAATGCCAAAGAAGCGTCAGGCACTGGTGGAGTTTGAGGACATGAACGGCTCCAGTAACGCAGTGACGTATGCTAACAATAATCAAATCTACATCGCTGGCCGGCCATCTTACATCAATTACTCTACCAGTCAGAAAATCTCTCGGCCCAGCAACTCTGATGATACACGGAGCGTCAATAGTGTACTGCTGCTTACCATCATGAACCCCATCTATCCCATTACCACG GATGTTCTCTACACCATTTGTAATAACTGCGGACCTGTGCAAAGGATTGTGATCTTCAGGAAAAATGGAGTTCAAGCCATGGTCGA ATTCGACTCGGTCCAGAGTGCACAGAGAGCCAAAGCATCTCTCAACGGAGCTGACATCTACTCTGGCTGCTGCACCCTTAAAATTGAGTATGCCAAG CCAACACGTCTCAACGTCTTCAAAAACGATCAGGATACTTGGGACTACACCAACCCCAACCTGAGTGGCCAAG acCCCAATGCTAACCCAAACAAACGGCAGAGGCAGCCAGCACTGCTGGGGGATCATCCACCTGAATATG GTGGTCCTCAGGGTGGCTATGGTCACTATGATGACACCTATGGACCACCTCCCCCACCCCCTCACTACGAGGGCAGGCGCATGGGGCCCCCAATGGGACGTGGCCGTGGTGGACCCCGGTATGGTGGGGCACAATACGGACACGGACCTCCTCCGCCGGACTACAGCGCTCATGCTGACTCTCCAGTGGTAATGGTGTACGGTCTTGAGCCCACCAAGATCAATGCAGACAGAGTTTTCAACATATTCTGTCTCTATGGCAATGTGGAAAGG GTGAAGTTTATGAAGAGTAAACCAGGCGCTGCAATGGTGGAGATGGGAGACTGCTATGCCGTTGACAGAGCCATCTCTCACCTGAACAACAACATGCTGTTTGGACAAAAACTCAATGTCTG TGTATCCAAACAACAGGCCATAATGCCGGGTCAGTCATATCAGCTGGAAGATGGCAGCTGTAGTTTTAAGGATTTCCATGGCAACAGAAACAACCGTTTCACCACCGCTGAGCAGGCAGCCAAGAACCGCATCCAGCAGCCCAGCAACGTACTGCACTTCTTCAACGGTCAACCAGACTGCACTGTTGAAGCGTTCAATCAG ATTTGTGATGAGTTGGAAATCAAGACTCCAGTCAGCGTAAAGCTGTTCACTGGCAAGA GTGGAACCGCAGGTGAGAGAAGTTCGTCTGGTCTGTTGGAGTGGGAGTCGGTAAATGATGCAATGGAGGCTCTTGCTATGATGAACCACTACCAGATGAAGAACCCTA gTGGGCCTTACCCATACACTCTTAAACTGTGTTTTTCAACTGCACAGCACGCCAACTGA
- the hnrnpl gene encoding heterogeneous nuclear ribonucleoprotein L isoform X4, with the protein MAAAAGHYYSDGGRATKRQKTDSDGMATEGYDDPHKTLPSLVVHVRGLIDGITEADLVEALQEFGTISYVVLMPKKRQALVEFEDMNGSSNAVTYANNNQIYIAGRPSYINYSTSQKISRPSNSDDTRSVNSVLLLTIMNPIYPITTDVLYTICNNCGPVQRIVIFRKNGVQAMVEFDSVQSAQRAKASLNGADIYSGCCTLKIEYAKPTRLNVFKNDQDTWDYTNPNLSGQDPNANPNKRQRQPALLGDHPPEYGGPQGGYGHYDDTYGPPPPPPHYEGRRMGPPMGRGRGGPRYGGAQYGHGPPPPDYSAHADSPVVMVYGLEPTKINADRVFNIFCLYGNVERVKFMKSKPGAAMVEMGDCYAVDRAISHLNNNMLFGQKLNVCVSKQQAIMPGQSYQLEDGSCSFKDFHGNRNNRFTTAEQAAKNRIQQPSNVLHFFNGQPDCTVEAFNQICDELEIKTPVSVKLFTGKSERSSSGLLEWESVNDAMEALAMMNHYQMKNPSGPYPYTLKLCFSTAQHAN; encoded by the exons GAGGGTTATGACGACCCGCACAAGACCCTGCCCTCGCTTGTGGTGCATGTGAGGGGGCTTATTGACGGCATTACCGAGGCTGACCTGGTGGAGGCGCTACAGGAGTTTGGCACCATAAG TTATGTTGTGTTAATGCCAAAGAAGCGTCAGGCACTGGTGGAGTTTGAGGACATGAACGGCTCCAGTAACGCAGTGACGTATGCTAACAATAATCAAATCTACATCGCTGGCCGGCCATCTTACATCAATTACTCTACCAGTCAGAAAATCTCTCGGCCCAGCAACTCTGATGATACACGGAGCGTCAATAGTGTACTGCTGCTTACCATCATGAACCCCATCTATCCCATTACCACG GATGTTCTCTACACCATTTGTAATAACTGCGGACCTGTGCAAAGGATTGTGATCTTCAGGAAAAATGGAGTTCAAGCCATGGTCGA ATTCGACTCGGTCCAGAGTGCACAGAGAGCCAAAGCATCTCTCAACGGAGCTGACATCTACTCTGGCTGCTGCACCCTTAAAATTGAGTATGCCAAG CCAACACGTCTCAACGTCTTCAAAAACGATCAGGATACTTGGGACTACACCAACCCCAACCTGAGTGGCCAAG acCCCAATGCTAACCCAAACAAACGGCAGAGGCAGCCAGCACTGCTGGGGGATCATCCACCTGAATATG GTGGTCCTCAGGGTGGCTATGGTCACTATGATGACACCTATGGACCACCTCCCCCACCCCCTCACTACGAGGGCAGGCGCATGGGGCCCCCAATGGGACGTGGCCGTGGTGGACCCCGGTATGGTGGGGCACAATACGGACACGGACCTCCTCCGCCGGACTACAGCGCTCATGCTGACTCTCCAGTGGTAATGGTGTACGGTCTTGAGCCCACCAAGATCAATGCAGACAGAGTTTTCAACATATTCTGTCTCTATGGCAATGTGGAAAGG GTGAAGTTTATGAAGAGTAAACCAGGCGCTGCAATGGTGGAGATGGGAGACTGCTATGCCGTTGACAGAGCCATCTCTCACCTGAACAACAACATGCTGTTTGGACAAAAACTCAATGTCTG TGTATCCAAACAACAGGCCATAATGCCGGGTCAGTCATATCAGCTGGAAGATGGCAGCTGTAGTTTTAAGGATTTCCATGGCAACAGAAACAACCGTTTCACCACCGCTGAGCAGGCAGCCAAGAACCGCATCCAGCAGCCCAGCAACGTACTGCACTTCTTCAACGGTCAACCAGACTGCACTGTTGAAGCGTTCAATCAG ATTTGTGATGAGTTGGAAATCAAGACTCCAGTCAGCGTAAAGCTGTTCACTGGCAAGA GTGAGAGAAGTTCGTCTGGTCTGTTGGAGTGGGAGTCGGTAAATGATGCAATGGAGGCTCTTGCTATGATGAACCACTACCAGATGAAGAACCCTA gTGGGCCTTACCCATACACTCTTAAACTGTGTTTTTCAACTGCACAGCACGCCAACTGA
- the hnrnpl gene encoding heterogeneous nuclear ribonucleoprotein L isoform X5, with protein sequence MPKKRQALVEFEDMNGSSNAVTYANNNQIYIAGRPSYINYSTSQKISRPSNSDDTRSVNSVLLLTIMNPIYPITTDVLYTICNNCGPVQRIVIFRKNGVQAMVEFDSVQSAQRAKASLNGADIYSGCCTLKIEYAKPTRLNVFKNDQDTWDYTNPNLSGQDTDADGNWNNSQDPNANPNKRQRQPALLGDHPPEYGGPQGGYGHYDDTYGPPPPPPHYEGRRMGPPMGRGRGGPRYGGAQYGHGPPPPDYSAHADSPVVMVYGLEPTKINADRVFNIFCLYGNVERVKFMKSKPGAAMVEMGDCYAVDRAISHLNNNMLFGQKLNVCVSKQQAIMPGQSYQLEDGSCSFKDFHGNRNNRFTTAEQAAKNRIQQPSNVLHFFNGQPDCTVEAFNQICDELEIKTPVSVKLFTGKSGTAGERSSSGLLEWESVNDAMEALAMMNHYQMKNPSGPYPYTLKLCFSTAQHAN encoded by the exons ATGCCAAAGAAGCGTCAGGCACTGGTGGAGTTTGAGGACATGAACGGCTCCAGTAACGCAGTGACGTATGCTAACAATAATCAAATCTACATCGCTGGCCGGCCATCTTACATCAATTACTCTACCAGTCAGAAAATCTCTCGGCCCAGCAACTCTGATGATACACGGAGCGTCAATAGTGTACTGCTGCTTACCATCATGAACCCCATCTATCCCATTACCACG GATGTTCTCTACACCATTTGTAATAACTGCGGACCTGTGCAAAGGATTGTGATCTTCAGGAAAAATGGAGTTCAAGCCATGGTCGA ATTCGACTCGGTCCAGAGTGCACAGAGAGCCAAAGCATCTCTCAACGGAGCTGACATCTACTCTGGCTGCTGCACCCTTAAAATTGAGTATGCCAAG CCAACACGTCTCAACGTCTTCAAAAACGATCAGGATACTTGGGACTACACCAACCCCAACCTGAGTGGCCAAG ATACCGATGCAGATGGCAATTGGAACAATTCACAAG acCCCAATGCTAACCCAAACAAACGGCAGAGGCAGCCAGCACTGCTGGGGGATCATCCACCTGAATATG GTGGTCCTCAGGGTGGCTATGGTCACTATGATGACACCTATGGACCACCTCCCCCACCCCCTCACTACGAGGGCAGGCGCATGGGGCCCCCAATGGGACGTGGCCGTGGTGGACCCCGGTATGGTGGGGCACAATACGGACACGGACCTCCTCCGCCGGACTACAGCGCTCATGCTGACTCTCCAGTGGTAATGGTGTACGGTCTTGAGCCCACCAAGATCAATGCAGACAGAGTTTTCAACATATTCTGTCTCTATGGCAATGTGGAAAGG GTGAAGTTTATGAAGAGTAAACCAGGCGCTGCAATGGTGGAGATGGGAGACTGCTATGCCGTTGACAGAGCCATCTCTCACCTGAACAACAACATGCTGTTTGGACAAAAACTCAATGTCTG TGTATCCAAACAACAGGCCATAATGCCGGGTCAGTCATATCAGCTGGAAGATGGCAGCTGTAGTTTTAAGGATTTCCATGGCAACAGAAACAACCGTTTCACCACCGCTGAGCAGGCAGCCAAGAACCGCATCCAGCAGCCCAGCAACGTACTGCACTTCTTCAACGGTCAACCAGACTGCACTGTTGAAGCGTTCAATCAG ATTTGTGATGAGTTGGAAATCAAGACTCCAGTCAGCGTAAAGCTGTTCACTGGCAAGA GTGGAACCGCAGGTGAGAGAAGTTCGTCTGGTCTGTTGGAGTGGGAGTCGGTAAATGATGCAATGGAGGCTCTTGCTATGATGAACCACTACCAGATGAAGAACCCTA gTGGGCCTTACCCATACACTCTTAAACTGTGTTTTTCAACTGCACAGCACGCCAACTGA
- the kptn gene encoding KICSTOR complex protein kaptin isoform X1, with translation MLPDIKSMCPFVEDSFSRFPSQSNIYGLCQAGEQEFLAATLKGKVVCFRYQDQQKKIRPLAREIQFTYIPVDAEIVSIDAFNKSAPKRGMVVGITFIKDSGDKATPFLNIYCDYEPGSEFNLESIAQSCLNLELQFTPFQLYHTEVHCGDGSSETVFLLSGHDQRIHLYIENASLHQFEEQPVERLFPELQELPSNVLWLNVLSIDQNRRLTAFGCQNGSVGLSLVNQKGPEILQNWRLQHDSPISTVLLFPLKQPHQSTDTNSSERETFNLLVTSAIEMAVVYRDVEQYGLSRQLCLAESDQCDAVLCALVVDLDFDGQHELLLGTYGQDLLCYKFHQPTGAIEDKLQLLWRRSFKSPLLSLIYLDLDGDGLRELAVLTLKGLHILQHSLKTTADLVLHRLSTLVSRLPISSKDQSIKNQDGEEGYISIINEQSTAET, from the exons ATGTTACCGGATATAAAAAGCATGTGTCCATTTGTGGAAGACAGTTTTAGTCGTTTTCCCTCGCAGAGTAACATATACGGACTGTGCCAGGCAGGCGAGCAGGAGTTTCTGGCAGCGACTCTGAAGGGGAAAGTAGTGTGCTTCAGATATCAGGACCAGCAGAAGAAAATCAGACCTTTGGCCAGAGAGATTCAGTTCACATATATACCAG TTGATGCAGAAATCGTCTCCATTGACGCCTTCAACAAATCAGCTCCTAAAAGAGGAATGGTCGTAGGAATAACCTTCATTAAG gaCTCAGGAGATAAAGCAACTCCTTTCCTTAACATTTACTGTGATTATGAACCAGGGTCAGAATTTAACCTAGAGTCTATTGCAC AAAGCTGTCTGAACCTGGAGCTCCAGTTCACCCCCTTCCAGCTTTATCACACTGA GGTTCATTGTGGAGATGGATCCAGTGAGACTGTGTTTCTCCTCAGTGGGCATGATCAGCGCATACATCTTTACATAGAG AATGCGTCTTTGCACCAGTTTGAGGAACAACCAGTAGAAAGACTCTTTCCTGAACTGCAGGAGTTGCCAAGCAA TGTGTTATGGTTAAATGTTTTGAGCATTGATCAAAATCGGCGCCTCACTGCGTTTGGATGTCAGAATGGTTCTGTGGGTCTTTCTCTTGTCAACCAAAAGGGACCTG AGATTCTCCAAAACTGGCGTCTGCAGCATGACAGTCCCATATCCACTGTGTTGCTGTTCCCTTTGAAACAGCCGCACCAGAGCACTGACACTAACA gcAGTGAAAGGGAAACATTTAATCTGTTGGTGACCAGTGCAATAGAAATGGCTGTTGTTTACAG GGATGTGGAGCAGTATGGACTGAGCAGACAGCTGTGTTTGGCAGAAAGCGACCAGTGCGATGCAGTTCTCTGTGCTCTTGTTGTTGATCTGGACTTTGATGGACAGCATGAGTTGTTGCTGGGAACATATGGACAG GATCTACTGTGCTACAAATTTCACCAACCAACGGGAGCTATTGAAGATAAGTTACAGCTGCTGTGGAGACGGAGTTTTAAAAGTCCCCTGCTGTCGCTGATTTATCTTGACCTGGATGGTGACGGACTAAGAGAGCTAGCCGTTCTTACCTTAAAAGGCTTGCATATCCTACAG CACAGTCTGAAAACAACAGCAGATCTTGTTCTTCACAGATTGTCCACTTTAGTATCAAGATTGCCTATTTCTTCAAAAGACCAGTCCATCAAAAACCAAGATGGTGAAGAGGGATACATTTCAATCATCAATGAACAGAGCACTGCAGAAACCTGA
- the kptn gene encoding KICSTOR complex protein kaptin isoform X2 yields MLPDIKSMCPFVEDSFSRFPSQSNIYGLCQAGEQEFLAATLKGKVVCFRYQDQQKKIRPLAREIQFTYIPVDAEIVSIDAFNKSAPKRGMVVGITFIKDSGDKATPFLNIYCDYEPGSEFNLESIAQSCLNLELQFTPFQLYHTEVHCGDGSSETVFLLSGHDQRIHLYIENASLHQFEEQPVERLFPELQELPSNVLWLNVLSIDQNRRLTAFGCQNGSVGLSLVNQKGPEILQNWRLQHDSPISTVLLFPLKQPHQSTDTNSSERETFNLLVTSAIEMAVVYRDVEQYGLSRQLCLAESDQCDAVLCALVVDLDFDGQHELLLGTYGQDLLCYKFHQPTGAIEDKLQLLWRRSFKSPLLSLIYLDLDGDGLRELAVLTLKGLHILQIVHFSIKIAYFFKRPVHQKPRW; encoded by the exons ATGTTACCGGATATAAAAAGCATGTGTCCATTTGTGGAAGACAGTTTTAGTCGTTTTCCCTCGCAGAGTAACATATACGGACTGTGCCAGGCAGGCGAGCAGGAGTTTCTGGCAGCGACTCTGAAGGGGAAAGTAGTGTGCTTCAGATATCAGGACCAGCAGAAGAAAATCAGACCTTTGGCCAGAGAGATTCAGTTCACATATATACCAG TTGATGCAGAAATCGTCTCCATTGACGCCTTCAACAAATCAGCTCCTAAAAGAGGAATGGTCGTAGGAATAACCTTCATTAAG gaCTCAGGAGATAAAGCAACTCCTTTCCTTAACATTTACTGTGATTATGAACCAGGGTCAGAATTTAACCTAGAGTCTATTGCAC AAAGCTGTCTGAACCTGGAGCTCCAGTTCACCCCCTTCCAGCTTTATCACACTGA GGTTCATTGTGGAGATGGATCCAGTGAGACTGTGTTTCTCCTCAGTGGGCATGATCAGCGCATACATCTTTACATAGAG AATGCGTCTTTGCACCAGTTTGAGGAACAACCAGTAGAAAGACTCTTTCCTGAACTGCAGGAGTTGCCAAGCAA TGTGTTATGGTTAAATGTTTTGAGCATTGATCAAAATCGGCGCCTCACTGCGTTTGGATGTCAGAATGGTTCTGTGGGTCTTTCTCTTGTCAACCAAAAGGGACCTG AGATTCTCCAAAACTGGCGTCTGCAGCATGACAGTCCCATATCCACTGTGTTGCTGTTCCCTTTGAAACAGCCGCACCAGAGCACTGACACTAACA gcAGTGAAAGGGAAACATTTAATCTGTTGGTGACCAGTGCAATAGAAATGGCTGTTGTTTACAG GGATGTGGAGCAGTATGGACTGAGCAGACAGCTGTGTTTGGCAGAAAGCGACCAGTGCGATGCAGTTCTCTGTGCTCTTGTTGTTGATCTGGACTTTGATGGACAGCATGAGTTGTTGCTGGGAACATATGGACAG GATCTACTGTGCTACAAATTTCACCAACCAACGGGAGCTATTGAAGATAAGTTACAGCTGCTGTGGAGACGGAGTTTTAAAAGTCCCCTGCTGTCGCTGATTTATCTTGACCTGGATGGTGACGGACTAAGAGAGCTAGCCGTTCTTACCTTAAAAGGCTTGCATATCCTACAG ATTGTCCACTTTAGTATCAAGATTGCCTATTTCTTCAAAAGACCAGTCCATCAAAAACCAAGATGGTGA